A genomic region of Candidatus Dadabacteria bacterium contains the following coding sequences:
- a CDS encoding aminotransferase class I/II-fold pyridoxal phosphate-dependent enzyme has product MLELARQTAELVVSRIENLPGEGAWEGEFRRELEDRLLKPPPEESRSASQVIEEVAHEILPIALRLDHPRCFGFIPSQPTWPGVLADFMIAGFNVNQCSWLTSSGPSQLELVVIDWFRRWIGYPESAGGLLTSGGSAANLDALVAAREAANHLERASLYMSDQSHSALVKAARVIGIRPECIRMIPADGRFRMDMDALVETVAEDRAAGLSPIAVCANAGTSSSGAVDPLEAMADYCEAQGIWLHVDAAHGGFAIVTEEGKNILSGIERADSVVLDAHKWFFQPYEIGGLMVKDVRTLERVFATKHDILQDTIWGANHPNFSDRGLQLSRSVRALKIWMSVQAFGMAAFRRAVSHGMALAHRIGEYVEDSPTLEMLTPATLGIACFRVNPANTDLGEDVLEEINRTVLARVFWEDRAFISSTLLHGTFALRMCVINHSTTWNDVRETLEVISKFGTESLTRTD; this is encoded by the coding sequence ATGCTGGAACTTGCACGCCAAACGGCAGAGTTGGTGGTGTCGCGCATTGAGAACTTGCCCGGAGAAGGTGCCTGGGAGGGAGAGTTCCGCCGAGAACTTGAGGATCGGCTGCTCAAGCCTCCACCCGAGGAGAGCCGTTCGGCTTCACAAGTGATCGAGGAGGTCGCACACGAGATCCTTCCGATCGCACTGCGCTTGGACCACCCGCGTTGTTTTGGATTTATCCCCTCGCAGCCCACTTGGCCCGGAGTGCTGGCCGATTTTATGATTGCCGGATTTAATGTCAACCAGTGCTCCTGGCTGACTTCGAGCGGTCCGAGTCAGCTTGAGCTTGTCGTGATCGACTGGTTTCGGCGCTGGATTGGCTATCCGGAGAGTGCGGGCGGACTGTTGACGAGCGGGGGCTCGGCGGCGAACCTTGATGCCCTTGTCGCGGCGCGGGAGGCCGCAAACCACCTGGAACGTGCCAGCTTGTACATGAGCGACCAGAGCCACAGTGCGCTCGTCAAAGCGGCCAGGGTTATAGGTATTCGTCCAGAATGCATTCGTATGATTCCAGCCGATGGACGTTTCCGTATGGATATGGATGCGCTTGTCGAGACTGTGGCCGAGGACCGAGCCGCCGGACTCAGTCCCATTGCGGTGTGTGCGAATGCTGGAACGTCCAGCAGCGGAGCTGTCGACCCGCTGGAAGCGATGGCGGACTATTGCGAGGCCCAGGGTATATGGCTTCACGTTGACGCTGCGCATGGAGGCTTTGCTATCGTGACCGAGGAAGGAAAGAATATCTTGAGTGGAATCGAACGCGCCGATTCGGTTGTGCTGGACGCACACAAGTGGTTCTTTCAGCCTTATGAGATAGGGGGCCTGATGGTAAAGGATGTACGCACGCTCGAGCGGGTGTTTGCCACCAAGCACGATATTCTCCAGGACACGATTTGGGGTGCTAACCATCCGAATTTTTCGGACAGGGGCCTGCAACTCAGCCGCTCCGTCCGGGCGCTTAAGATCTGGATGTCCGTTCAGGCTTTCGGAATGGCCGCGTTCCGGCGAGCCGTATCGCATGGGATGGCGCTTGCGCACCGGATTGGTGAGTACGTCGAGGACAGTCCCACCCTGGAGATGTTAACTCCTGCGACATTGGGGATCGCATGCTTCCGCGTAAACCCCGCAAACACCGACCTTGGCGAAGACGTACTGGAAGAAATCAACAGGACCGTACTCGCCCGTGTTTTCTGGGAAGACCGCGCGTTCATATCATCGACGCTTCTTCACGGGACGTTTGCGCTCAGGATGTGCGTAATCAACCACTCGACGACCTGGAACGACGTACGCGAGACATTGGAAGTCATCTCGAAATTCGGGACGGAGAGTTTGACTCGAACTGATTGA
- a CDS encoding aldehyde dehydrogenase family protein: MSPTTKPFHLIINGKKVPTGRCFEVLNPANEEVAGLASLARKKDLDDAVRAAQTAFEKWREVPESQRQAACLEIASKIEENTEELARILTTEQGKPLNGLGSRWEIGAAAAWTRYTASLSLPVKVLQNNDEGRVELHRKPIGVVGSITPWNFPVLIAIWHIVPAVLSGNTVVSKPSPFTPLSTLRLVELMNEVLPEGVVNCVAGKDRLGAAMTVHEGIGKIVFTGSCATGQKIMANSAETMKRLTLELGGNDAGIVLPDVDPKQIAEGLFWGAFINSGQTCAALKRLYVHDDVYDEVCDELVELARKMKVGEGMNEDVVLGPIQNRKQYDIVADLVRSAESKGRVLLGGDPGEIREEIGGKGYFYPLTIIADLENGDPLVDQEQFGPVLPIIRYHHIEEAIEKANDNPNGLGGSVWSRDIEKAREIANRMECGSVWINKHGMIQPNAPFGGVKRSGFGVEFAEEGLVEYTDIQVVFS, from the coding sequence ATGAGCCCAACAACGAAACCATTCCACCTTATCATCAACGGCAAGAAGGTTCCTACCGGGCGATGCTTTGAGGTGCTTAATCCCGCCAACGAAGAAGTGGCCGGGCTTGCGTCGCTTGCAAGAAAGAAAGATCTGGATGATGCAGTGCGAGCCGCCCAGACGGCGTTTGAAAAATGGCGCGAAGTGCCCGAATCCCAACGGCAGGCAGCATGTCTGGAAATCGCCTCCAAAATCGAGGAAAACACAGAGGAACTCGCCCGCATTCTGACCACTGAGCAGGGCAAGCCCCTAAACGGCCTCGGCTCTCGCTGGGAAATCGGCGCCGCGGCAGCCTGGACCCGCTACACGGCCAGCCTTTCCCTGCCGGTTAAGGTCCTCCAGAACAACGATGAGGGAAGGGTCGAGCTTCACCGCAAGCCGATCGGTGTCGTGGGCTCGATTACTCCCTGGAACTTTCCGGTTCTGATCGCGATCTGGCATATCGTTCCCGCTGTTCTCTCGGGCAACACGGTAGTGTCCAAGCCCTCCCCCTTTACGCCCCTGTCAACGCTGCGCCTAGTTGAACTCATGAACGAGGTGCTGCCAGAAGGCGTGGTCAACTGCGTTGCCGGCAAAGACAGGCTGGGCGCCGCAATGACGGTGCATGAAGGGATCGGCAAGATCGTTTTCACCGGTTCCTGCGCGACCGGCCAGAAAATCATGGCGAACTCGGCGGAAACCATGAAGCGGCTTACTCTTGAACTCGGTGGAAACGATGCCGGAATCGTTCTTCCGGACGTCGACCCGAAGCAGATCGCCGAAGGGCTTTTCTGGGGCGCGTTCATCAATAGCGGCCAGACCTGCGCGGCGTTAAAACGGCTCTACGTTCATGATGACGTGTACGACGAGGTCTGCGACGAGCTGGTTGAACTCGCCCGAAAGATGAAGGTTGGCGAGGGTATGAACGAGGATGTCGTTCTGGGTCCGATCCAGAACCGCAAGCAGTACGATATCGTGGCCGACTTGGTTAGAAGCGCGGAGTCCAAGGGACGCGTGCTCCTGGGCGGAGACCCCGGAGAGATACGGGAAGAAATAGGCGGAAAGGGATATTTTTATCCGCTCACGATCATAGCCGATCTTGAAAACGGAGACCCCCTGGTTGACCAGGAACAGTTCGGTCCCGTTCTGCCGATCATCCGCTATCACCATATCGAGGAAGCGATAGAAAAAGCGAACGACAATCCGAACGGTCTCGGGGGTTCGGTCTGGAGCCGGGACATAGAAAAGGCAAGAGAGATCGCCAACCGGATGGAATGCGGTTCGGTCTGGATAAACAAGCACGGGATGATCCAGCCCAACGCCCCGTTCGGCGGGGTAAAACGCTCGGGCTTCGGCGTTGAATTCGCAGAGGAAGGTCTGGTGGAATACACGGATATTCAGGTTGTCTTTTCCTGA
- a CDS encoding HipA domain-containing protein: MATNLWGRIYYKDIFAGILSQEAGGRCVFTYDESYLQSSLPAISYTLPLRAEPHLSEYGLHPFFDNLCAEGWLKNAQARALGLRRDDRFSLLLAFGTDLAGAVSVIDPDPAGEIKIDHGDPENIAALSARASLSGVQPKLGAIKEGRVFRPVKRGERAAYMAKLPSPTLPDILGLEYVTTQACAALLKEDTVAEMTLAPLQGVAERSLLVKRFDRTEDGKQIHFEEFNQLLGNRSEDKYEACCEHMADFIIQNGDICLRAECDTLFRRVMACILTGNTDAHLKNFAMEHTESGLRLAPCYDLVAAACYPEYQTLALGISGAENMKIGSIGPKNIVRLGKLFGLPDKAVMLAVSDFSTRLNKAHGAVDGSKNVGQDIKDKLHQQMEKRWNGTFDSIGTYLSKRQ, from the coding sequence ATGGCAACTAATCTCTGGGGTAGAATATATTACAAGGATATTTTCGCTGGCATTCTGTCGCAGGAAGCCGGAGGCAGATGCGTATTTACCTACGACGAAAGCTATCTGCAAAGCTCTTTGCCCGCTATTTCCTACACGCTTCCGCTTCGGGCCGAGCCTCATTTAAGCGAATATGGATTGCATCCTTTCTTTGACAATCTATGTGCGGAGGGCTGGCTTAAGAATGCGCAGGCACGTGCCCTCGGCCTGCGAAGGGACGACCGTTTTTCGCTGCTGCTTGCCTTCGGCACCGACCTTGCCGGTGCCGTGAGCGTCATTGATCCAGACCCTGCCGGAGAGATTAAAATCGATCACGGCGACCCGGAAAACATTGCGGCGCTTTCAGCAAGGGCGTCTCTTTCCGGGGTCCAGCCAAAACTGGGCGCAATAAAGGAAGGCCGCGTGTTTCGCCCTGTAAAACGGGGAGAGCGGGCAGCCTATATGGCTAAGCTCCCGTCCCCCACGCTGCCCGATATTCTCGGGCTTGAGTATGTAACTACGCAGGCGTGCGCGGCGCTCCTCAAGGAAGATACCGTTGCGGAGATGACCCTGGCACCGCTTCAGGGTGTTGCTGAGAGGTCTCTGCTCGTCAAACGGTTTGACAGGACTGAAGACGGCAAGCAAATTCACTTCGAGGAATTTAACCAGTTGCTCGGCAACCGCTCGGAGGACAAATACGAGGCCTGCTGCGAGCACATGGCCGATTTTATCATCCAAAACGGCGACATATGCCTGCGGGCAGAGTGCGATACCCTGTTTCGCCGGGTAATGGCCTGTATTCTCACAGGAAATACGGATGCGCATCTTAAAAACTTCGCCATGGAGCACACGGAAAGTGGGTTGCGCCTTGCGCCCTGCTATGATCTTGTTGCAGCCGCCTGCTACCCGGAATATCAGACACTGGCACTGGGGATTTCAGGGGCCGAGAACATGAAAATCGGCAGTATCGGTCCGAAGAACATAGTCCGGCTGGGCAAGCTGTTCGGCCTGCCCGACAAAGCAGTTATGCTGGCGGTTTCTGACTTCTCCACCCGTCTCAATAAAGCCCACGGCGCTGTTGATGGCTCGAAGAATGTCGGCCAGGACATCAAAGACAAACTGCATCAGCAAATGGAGAAAAGATGGAACGGAACATTCGACTCAATTGGAACTTACTTGTCAAAGAGGCAATAA
- a CDS encoding peptide-binding protein, translated as MNKFLRLFVFALLVASAGFFSAGCSRSTDCQNKNDNTSLVGNADPKAFSAGGSLIRELGEEPATLNPVIATDVYEGIVNGGIYETLVRRNNETLEFEPVLASSWKVSGDGLSYTFHLRKDVKWHDGTPFTADDVVFSYESIRNPKVAAAHLQSYYQDVKSYTKIDSHTVRCEYGKPYFRAFEFCGGIPIVPKHLFAKGDFNTNPAGRKPVGTGPYVFEHWETGREIRVRRNPDYWGEPAWLSEVVYKVVLDPTVKLQLLKKQELDYGGLLPLQWSKQSCGKPFRKKFYRASYTTPGYNYIGWNSRKPFFSDKRVRRAMTHFVDRETILREILLGLGEIVTTTFYVNSPEYPRDVKPYDYDPKGARALLDEAGWRDSDGDGIRDKDGVSFRFEFLLPAGSETGEKIATILKEELSRSGIEMSIRKIEWAVFIQSITERKFDAVTLGWSLGVESDPYQLWHSSQAEEGSNFVGFKNPRADVLIEEAREEFSRPERIKKYEEFSRILHEEQPYTFLFARKSTVVVHRRFHNVRLYPLGFDTREWFVPESLRKY; from the coding sequence ATGAACAAGTTTCTGCGTCTCTTTGTGTTCGCGTTGCTGGTTGCGTCCGCGGGGTTCTTTTCTGCCGGATGCTCCCGGAGCACGGACTGTCAGAATAAAAACGACAATACCTCACTTGTCGGCAATGCGGACCCGAAGGCTTTTTCCGCCGGGGGTTCGCTCATAAGGGAACTCGGCGAGGAGCCCGCGACCCTCAACCCCGTTATAGCGACTGATGTCTACGAAGGCATCGTTAACGGCGGAATCTACGAGACTCTTGTAAGGAGAAACAACGAAACCCTTGAGTTCGAGCCCGTTCTCGCAAGTTCCTGGAAAGTTTCCGGGGATGGGCTTTCCTATACTTTTCATCTCAGAAAAGACGTGAAATGGCATGACGGCACTCCGTTTACCGCCGATGACGTGGTTTTTTCCTATGAATCCATAAGGAACCCCAAGGTCGCCGCCGCCCACCTCCAAAGCTACTACCAGGACGTAAAGTCCTACACCAAGATTGACTCCCATACCGTCAGATGCGAGTACGGAAAACCCTACTTCCGCGCTTTTGAGTTCTGCGGCGGGATTCCCATAGTGCCGAAGCACCTGTTCGCGAAAGGGGATTTCAACACGAACCCCGCAGGCAGGAAACCCGTCGGGACGGGTCCTTACGTCTTTGAGCACTGGGAGACCGGAAGGGAGATCAGGGTCAGGAGAAACCCCGATTACTGGGGCGAGCCCGCCTGGCTCAGTGAAGTGGTCTACAAGGTCGTGCTTGATCCCACGGTGAAGCTTCAGCTCCTGAAAAAGCAGGAGCTTGACTATGGGGGTCTTCTTCCGCTTCAGTGGTCAAAGCAGAGTTGCGGGAAACCGTTTCGGAAAAAGTTCTACAGGGCTTCTTACACTACCCCGGGTTACAACTACATAGGATGGAATTCGAGGAAACCCTTTTTCAGCGATAAGAGGGTGAGGCGGGCGATGACCCATTTTGTCGACAGGGAAACCATCCTGAGAGAAATTCTCCTGGGTCTGGGAGAGATAGTGACCACGACCTTTTACGTGAACAGCCCCGAGTACCCAAGGGACGTAAAGCCGTACGACTATGATCCGAAGGGGGCCAGGGCGCTTCTTGACGAGGCGGGGTGGCGCGACAGCGACGGTGACGGAATAAGGGACAAGGACGGCGTTTCTTTCCGTTTCGAGTTTCTCCTGCCCGCGGGTTCTGAAACCGGTGAGAAGATAGCGACCATACTGAAGGAGGAGCTCTCCCGCTCCGGCATAGAGATGAGCATAAGAAAGATAGAGTGGGCGGTTTTCATCCAGAGCATAACCGAGCGAAAATTCGATGCCGTGACCTTGGGGTGGAGCCTCGGGGTGGAAAGCGACCCCTACCAGCTCTGGCATTCTTCCCAGGCCGAAGAGGGCTCGAATTTCGTGGGATTCAAAAACCCCCGCGCGGATGTTCTGATTGAGGAGGCGAGAGAGGAATTCTCAAGGCCTGAGCGTATAAAAAAATACGAGGAGTTCTCAAGGATTCTTCACGAAGAGCAGCCGTACACGTTTCTGTTCGCGAGGAAATCCACCGTGGTCGTGCACAGGAGGTTCCATAACGTAAGGCTATATCCGCTTGGGTTTGATACCAGGGAGTGGTTTGTTCCAGAGAGCTTGCGCAAGTATTAG
- a CDS encoding slipin family protein, whose translation MSITAIVILVIVFLIVISGLKILYEYERGVIFRLGRIVGVRGPGFIIVIPFLERMVRVSLRLVTMDVPPQDVITKDNVSVKVNAVVYFRVIEPNRAILQVENYLYATSQLAQTTLRSILGQVELDELLSEREKLNVKLQEVLDKQTDAWGIKVTMVEVKYVDLPQEMQRAMAKQAEAERERRAKVISAEGEFQASAKIAEASEILSANPVSLQLRFLQTINDVSSEKASTIILPLPIDMLSAFTKKDEKTDS comes from the coding sequence ATGTCGATAACCGCGATTGTAATTCTCGTAATTGTTTTTCTCATTGTAATATCGGGACTTAAGATCCTCTATGAATACGAAAGGGGCGTGATATTCCGTCTCGGAAGGATAGTCGGAGTCAGGGGTCCCGGATTCATAATCGTCATCCCGTTTCTTGAAAGGATGGTCAGGGTGAGTCTGCGGCTTGTAACCATGGACGTGCCTCCCCAGGACGTGATAACCAAGGACAATGTTTCGGTAAAGGTGAACGCGGTTGTCTATTTCAGGGTGATTGAGCCGAACAGGGCGATCCTTCAGGTTGAAAACTATCTCTACGCCACTTCCCAGCTTGCCCAGACAACCCTGAGGAGCATCCTCGGGCAGGTGGAGCTCGACGAGCTTCTCTCCGAGAGGGAGAAGCTTAACGTCAAGCTCCAGGAAGTCCTCGACAAGCAGACCGACGCCTGGGGAATCAAGGTTACCATGGTTGAGGTCAAGTACGTTGACCTCCCGCAGGAAATGCAGAGAGCGATGGCCAAGCAGGCGGAGGCCGAGAGGGAGAGGAGGGCGAAGGTGATAAGCGCAGAAGGTGAGTTCCAGGCATCGGCCAAGATTGCGGAAGCCTCAGAAATACTGTCGGCAAACCCTGTTTCCCTGCAGCTCAGGTTCCTTCAAACGATAAACGACGTGTCTTCCGAGAAGGCTTCAACGATCATTCTGCCTCTTCCGATTGACATGTTGTCGGCCTTTACAAAAAAAGACGAAAAGACGGATTCATAG
- a CDS encoding nodulation protein NfeD encodes MPQAGRGPLLRISVFFLLLSAILGYQVSAADPDASPRTAEIVEIEINGSINPSTVDYIKSGLTEARARNATALLILLDTPGGLLNSTKDIVKILLNSEVPVIVYVYPRGATATSAGVFITLSAHVAAMSPGTSIGAAHPVMLGRGQQRGPAPGKPEEKKDDKSSDVMNEKIENFASSFMESIAKERGRNAEWAIDSVRKSASVTADEALSKNVIDIISPDIPSLLSAIDGKEVKASGRSVRLETAGASTQRLEMSLRQKVVNILSTPDIAFLLLSLGSLGIFLEFYNPGLIFPGVAGLIALLIGFVSLQILPFNYAGLILLFVAMALLISEVYVTSYGLLSLAALACLVFGGLLLFDTPESDLGVSRGTIAAVAVSIGLLSVFIVYLGVKSFKVPVQGGFEGMVGQKGEVVSWSHKSGKVYVGGEYWEATGEREFSPGEKIKVIESTGDLVVRVSDYDGKQ; translated from the coding sequence ATGCCCCAAGCGGGCAGGGGTCCGCTTCTGCGCATTTCAGTCTTTTTCCTGCTTCTCTCCGCGATTTTGGGTTACCAGGTATCCGCCGCCGATCCGGATGCTTCTCCCCGGACGGCAGAGATAGTCGAGATCGAGATAAACGGTTCCATAAACCCCTCGACAGTGGACTACATTAAAAGTGGTCTCACAGAAGCGCGCGCCCGGAATGCCACTGCTCTGCTTATCCTCCTCGATACTCCCGGGGGGCTTCTCAATTCCACGAAGGACATAGTGAAGATCCTTCTTAATTCCGAGGTTCCGGTGATAGTTTACGTCTATCCTAGGGGAGCGACTGCCACTTCCGCGGGAGTTTTTATCACGCTTTCGGCCCACGTGGCGGCCATGTCTCCCGGAACAAGCATAGGGGCGGCCCATCCTGTGATGCTGGGGCGTGGCCAGCAGAGGGGCCCGGCCCCCGGGAAGCCGGAAGAAAAGAAAGACGACAAGTCTTCTGACGTGATGAACGAAAAGATTGAGAATTTCGCATCGTCTTTTATGGAAAGCATAGCCAAGGAAAGGGGAAGAAACGCGGAGTGGGCAATCGATTCGGTAAGAAAAAGCGCTTCGGTGACAGCGGACGAGGCGCTTAGCAAAAATGTGATTGACATTATATCCCCGGATATTCCCTCACTTCTCTCCGCAATAGACGGAAAGGAAGTAAAAGCGAGCGGCCGGAGCGTCCGTCTTGAGACAGCCGGCGCGAGCACCCAGCGCCTTGAAATGAGCCTGCGGCAGAAAGTGGTCAATATTCTAAGCACCCCGGACATAGCGTTTCTGCTTCTCTCCCTGGGCTCGCTCGGGATATTCCTTGAGTTCTATAACCCGGGACTGATTTTTCCCGGGGTCGCTGGGCTTATCGCCCTGCTAATCGGGTTTGTCTCCCTTCAGATACTTCCTTTTAACTACGCCGGCCTCATACTTCTTTTCGTCGCCATGGCGCTTTTGATATCGGAGGTGTACGTGACGAGTTACGGCCTTTTGAGCCTTGCTGCGCTTGCGTGCCTTGTGTTCGGGGGGCTTCTGCTTTTCGATACGCCGGAATCTGATCTCGGCGTGAGCAGGGGAACCATAGCGGCGGTGGCCGTAAGCATTGGATTGCTCTCGGTTTTTATTGTATATTTAGGCGTGAAATCGTTCAAAGTTCCCGTTCAGGGCGGTTTCGAGGGGATGGTGGGTCAGAAGGGGGAGGTTGTTTCCTGGTCCCACAAAAGCGGAAAGGTTTACGTCGGGGGAGAGTACTGGGAAGCGACGGGCGAGCGCGAGTTTTCACCCGGGGAAAAAATAAAGGTAATAGAGAGCACAGGAGATCTCGTCGTCAGGGTTTCAGATTATGACGGCAAACAGTGA
- a CDS encoding tetratricopeptide repeat protein: MPKIKYTTKELKRPDKFREFLAESLEGLSEHFNKILIGMGVIAVALLAVCFVSSQQEEKDLLANEQLREAIKSYNSGEMETSLSQLQTLREEHSGTDVSVLALYQMGMINYQLGKFEEAIKHLELFLDDDPEDGIFRDGANLVIGLSAFELESWDKSIEYFSEVNRSESPYYVQARRQLSLVYEKIGEPEKAEKIRSETPSETGP; encoded by the coding sequence ATGCCCAAAATAAAATATACGACCAAAGAACTTAAGCGCCCCGACAAATTCAGAGAGTTCCTGGCGGAATCCCTCGAAGGCCTCTCGGAGCACTTCAACAAGATACTTATCGGCATGGGCGTCATAGCGGTGGCCCTGCTCGCAGTCTGCTTTGTTTCCTCGCAACAGGAAGAAAAAGACCTCCTGGCAAACGAGCAACTCCGCGAGGCTATTAAGAGCTACAACAGCGGAGAAATGGAGACCTCTCTTTCACAGCTGCAAACGCTACGTGAGGAGCATTCCGGAACCGACGTGTCGGTTCTGGCTCTTTACCAGATGGGGATGATCAACTACCAGCTTGGGAAATTCGAAGAAGCGATAAAGCATCTTGAGCTTTTCCTCGATGATGACCCCGAAGACGGTATTTTCCGCGACGGCGCGAACCTAGTGATCGGGCTGTCCGCTTTCGAGCTTGAGAGCTGGGACAAGAGCATAGAATACTTCTCCGAAGTGAACAGAAGCGAAAGCCCCTATTACGTCCAGGCGAGAAGGCAGCTGAGTCTTGTGTACGAAAAGATCGGAGAACCCGAGAAAGCGGAGAAAATTCGTAGCGAGACGCCAAGCGAAACTGGTCCGTAA
- a CDS encoding type II toxin-antitoxin system prevent-host-death family antitoxin yields MEFALSQAKARLSELVSAAEKGERVVITKYGEPVVELVRLRGRGGIDLEKLAEDCKRAGIRESKEGWPKEFDDPAFSRKVLGLG; encoded by the coding sequence ATGGAATTTGCTTTGAGTCAGGCGAAAGCGCGTCTTTCCGAGCTTGTGTCCGCTGCCGAGAAGGGAGAGCGTGTCGTCATAACAAAATACGGGGAACCCGTGGTTGAGCTTGTGCGCCTGCGCGGGCGCGGAGGGATCGACCTTGAGAAGCTTGCGGAGGATTGCAAACGGGCCGGAATCCGGGAAAGCAAGGAAGGGTGGCCGAAGGAGTTTGACGATCCTGCGTTCAGCCGGAAAGTCCTTGGGCTCGGGTAG